A genome region from Natronobeatus ordinarius includes the following:
- a CDS encoding MATE family efflux transporter: MPSTEPSSANDLTEGELVRPMFRLAWPLVVIQLLQVAYNVGDTFWLGALSPDAVGALSLAFPLIFFLIAIGGGFTAAGAILIAQHTGAGSDEGGLIAGQTLSFITLVAITLGIVGYLVTDAMLGLLPADAETSARIIPLAADYMRIFFLGMPFLFGFFVFVSLMRGYGNTHAPMRVMIVSVVLNLALDPLLIFGVGPFPRLEIEGAAVATVLSRAVATAIGVYVLFYTDLGPEIEAGHLVPRPAYVWKITRLGVPTALEQSMSSLAMVTMTAMVATFPPAVVAAYGLGNRLISLAFLPAMGMGQATDTIVGQNLGAGKPERAERATWLASGVVAVVMGVAGLVAFLFPEPIVAVFLTADVEGRAATLAYGSTYLQFAAVMFVFMGVLQVILGAFRGAGNTKTALAFSVLALWVGRVPTTYVLVFVLAWGTTGIWLGMVTGNVVGMIAAVAWFTRGTWKGSLLEEDEADEREAEPETEIESATATLED, from the coding sequence ATGCCCTCCACGGAACCCTCGAGTGCGAACGATCTGACGGAGGGCGAGCTCGTCCGGCCGATGTTCCGGCTGGCGTGGCCGCTCGTGGTCATCCAGCTGTTGCAGGTCGCCTACAACGTGGGCGACACGTTCTGGCTCGGTGCGCTCTCGCCCGACGCCGTCGGTGCGTTGAGCCTCGCGTTTCCGCTGATCTTCTTTCTGATCGCGATCGGGGGCGGCTTCACCGCGGCGGGGGCGATCCTGATCGCCCAGCACACCGGCGCTGGCAGTGACGAGGGTGGCCTGATCGCCGGGCAGACGCTCTCGTTCATCACGCTCGTCGCGATCACGCTTGGAATCGTCGGCTACCTCGTGACCGACGCGATGCTCGGGCTGTTGCCCGCCGACGCCGAGACGAGTGCGCGGATTATTCCGCTGGCCGCCGACTACATGCGCATCTTCTTCCTGGGGATGCCGTTTCTGTTCGGCTTTTTCGTCTTCGTCTCGCTCATGCGGGGCTACGGCAACACCCACGCCCCGATGCGGGTGATGATCGTCAGCGTCGTACTCAACCTCGCGCTCGACCCGCTGTTGATCTTCGGCGTCGGCCCCTTCCCCCGCCTCGAGATCGAAGGGGCCGCCGTCGCGACCGTCCTCTCGCGGGCAGTGGCGACCGCGATCGGCGTCTACGTCCTGTTCTATACGGATCTGGGCCCGGAGATCGAAGCCGGCCACCTCGTTCCCCGTCCCGCCTACGTCTGGAAGATCACGCGACTGGGCGTGCCGACCGCGCTCGAGCAGTCGATGAGCTCGCTCGCGATGGTCACGATGACGGCGATGGTCGCGACGTTCCCGCCCGCGGTGGTGGCGGCCTACGGCCTCGGAAACCGGCTGATCTCGCTGGCGTTCCTCCCGGCGATGGGGATGGGACAGGCGACGGACACGATCGTCGGACAGAATCTGGGTGCCGGAAAACCGGAGCGAGCCGAGCGAGCGACGTGGCTGGCGTCGGGAGTCGTCGCGGTGGTGATGGGCGTCGCGGGGCTGGTGGCGTTTCTCTTCCCGGAGCCGATCGTCGCCGTCTTCCTGACCGCCGACGTCGAGGGGCGGGCGGCGACGCTCGCCTACGGCAGCACGTACCTCCAGTTCGCCGCCGTCATGTTCGTGTTCATGGGCGTCTTGCAGGTGATCCTCGGGGCGTTCCGCGGCGCGGGGAACACGAAGACGGCGCTCGCGTTCTCGGTCCTGGCTCTCTGGGTAGGCCGGGTTCCGACGACATACGTCCTCGTGTTCGTCCTGGCCTGGGGGACGACCGGAATCTGGCTCGGCATGGTCACCGGCAACGTCGTGGGCATGATCGCCGCCGTCGCGTGGTTCACCCGCGGAACGTGGAAAGGGTCGCTCCTAGAAGAGGACGAGGCGGACGAACGTGAGGCCGAACCCGAGACCGAAATCGAGTCGGCGACAGCGACGCTCGAGGACTGA
- a CDS encoding class II fumarate hydratase yields the protein MAEDYRIEEDSLGEMQVPTDAYWGAQTQRAIQNFPISGITFGRRFVRALGVVKKGAAQANRDLGLVEEEVADAIVEAADEVIAGEHDDHFPVDVFQTGSGTSSNMNVNEVIANRAAELMGAEIGDRVVHPNDHVNYGQSSNDVIPTAMHVAALEAVEKDVIPALETLRKALEEKEAEFADVVKTGRTHLQDATPVTLGQEFGGYRTQIEKGLSRVDMVRDHLGELALGGTATGTGLNTHPEFPELAAEYISEETGVDFREADDHFEAQAAHDAMSEAHGALRVVAGSLNKIANDLRLLASGPRNGLGELEQPENQPGSSIMPGKINPVIAEAVNQVHKQVVGNDAAVAAGAAEGQIDLNLYKPVLAHNFLQSAELIANSSEVFAERFVSPLEANEDHCADAVEQSMALATSLNVHIGYDKASEVAKAALKEGKTVREVALEKGYVDEEEADEVLDPAAMTERGILGQDH from the coding sequence ATGGCAGAGGATTACCGAATCGAGGAGGACAGCCTCGGCGAGATGCAGGTTCCCACGGACGCCTACTGGGGTGCTCAGACCCAGCGTGCGATCCAGAACTTCCCCATCTCCGGGATCACCTTCGGCCGCCGGTTCGTCCGAGCGCTCGGCGTCGTCAAGAAGGGGGCAGCCCAGGCCAACCGCGACCTCGGGCTGGTCGAGGAGGAGGTCGCTGACGCGATCGTCGAGGCCGCCGACGAGGTCATCGCCGGCGAGCACGACGACCACTTCCCCGTCGACGTCTTCCAGACCGGGTCGGGAACTTCCTCGAACATGAACGTCAACGAGGTCATCGCCAACCGCGCCGCCGAGCTTATGGGCGCGGAGATCGGCGACCGCGTCGTCCACCCCAACGACCACGTCAACTACGGCCAGTCGTCAAACGACGTCATCCCGACGGCGATGCACGTCGCGGCACTCGAGGCCGTCGAGAAGGACGTCATCCCCGCCCTCGAGACGCTCCGAAAGGCGCTCGAGGAGAAAGAAGCGGAGTTCGCGGACGTCGTCAAGACCGGCCGAACCCACCTCCAGGACGCGACGCCCGTGACCCTGGGACAGGAGTTCGGCGGCTACCGGACCCAGATCGAGAAGGGGCTTTCCCGCGTCGATATGGTTCGTGACCACCTCGGCGAACTCGCCCTCGGCGGCACCGCGACGGGGACGGGCCTGAACACCCACCCCGAGTTCCCCGAACTCGCCGCCGAGTACATCAGCGAGGAGACGGGCGTCGACTTCCGCGAGGCCGACGACCACTTCGAGGCGCAGGCCGCCCACGACGCCATGTCCGAGGCTCACGGCGCCCTGCGCGTCGTCGCGGGCTCGCTCAACAAGATCGCCAACGACCTGCGCCTGCTGGCGTCGGGGCCGCGAAACGGCCTCGGTGAACTCGAGCAGCCCGAGAACCAGCCCGGGTCGTCGATCATGCCCGGCAAGATCAACCCCGTGATCGCCGAAGCAGTCAACCAGGTCCACAAGCAGGTCGTCGGCAACGACGCCGCCGTCGCCGCCGGCGCCGCCGAAGGCCAGATCGACCTCAACCTCTACAAACCCGTGCTGGCGCACAACTTCTTACAATCCGCCGAACTGATCGCGAACTCGAGTGAGGTCTTCGCCGAGCGGTTCGTTTCCCCGCTCGAGGCCAACGAGGACCACTGTGCCGACGCCGTCGAGCAGTCGATGGCCCTGGCCACCTCGCTCAACGTCCACATCGGCTACGACAAGGCCAGCGAGGTCGCGAAGGCGGCGCTCAAGGAAGGGAAGACCGTCCGCGAGGTCGCCCTCGAGAAGGGCTACGTCGACGAGGAGGAAGCCGACGAGGTGCTCGATCCCGCCGCGATGACCGAGCGCGGCATCCTCGGACAGGATCACTGA
- a CDS encoding HVO_2901 family zinc finger protein: MHTCRNCNQSFQTELALELHRDTCAEGQLFCQVCGDRFRERDATQDGWHYECPNEDCDGEGLHEDLIDVRRVRAATH, translated from the coding sequence ATGCACACCTGTCGAAACTGTAATCAGTCGTTCCAGACCGAGCTCGCCCTCGAGTTACACCGAGATACGTGTGCGGAGGGACAGCTTTTCTGTCAGGTATGTGGTGATCGGTTCCGGGAGCGAGACGCCACACAGGACGGGTGGCACTACGAGTGTCCGAACGAGGACTGTGACGGGGAGGGACTCCACGAAGATCTGATCGACGTCCGGCGCGTACGAGCGGCGACGCACTGA